From a region of the Alkalicoccobacillus plakortidis genome:
- a CDS encoding DUF1516 family protein, with the protein MYDFLYQVHVGTWIILLVFVVLNMFYRSTILKMLFRLCSIFMLGSGVGLALHMSFPIIFIVKLILALLLIGLTEMVLKKENPREESFLLILISGLFFLLVLIGFGIIRF; encoded by the coding sequence ATGTATGATTTTTTATATCAGGTTCATGTAGGCACGTGGATCATTTTACTTGTGTTTGTTGTGTTAAATATGTTCTACAGATCTACTATTTTGAAAATGCTATTCCGTCTCTGTTCCATTTTTATGTTGGGGTCTGGTGTAGGCTTAGCACTACATATGTCTTTTCCTATTATATTTATCGTTAAATTAATTTTGGCTTTACTTCTAATAGGGTTAACAGAAATGGTTTTGAAAAAAGAGAATCCGAGAGAGGAATCTTTTCTATTAATCTTGATTAGTGGACTATTTTTTCTGCTTGTCCTAATTGGATTTGGGATCATAAGGTTTTAA
- a CDS encoding alpha/beta hydrolase, producing the protein MMKKLFNKKILIIACILIMVSFLSFYKWTQVTYEAINSSQIELEETKQLEEGWLIYSAEQADKGLILYPGAKVEANAYAYLAQELSKQNITVAIPSVTLNLPIIDLSKALEMIDGNDAMEWYVGGHSMGGAAAAMFADQQLDKVNGLVLLGSYAADNDYLKESSLPALSISGSEDGLSTPDKIKENSRNIPQTTEFVEIKGGNHAFFGDYGSQKGDNEAQITVSEQQEIIIDTIVQWLESVEFSGGENG; encoded by the coding sequence ATGATGAAAAAACTATTTAATAAAAAAATACTAATTATTGCATGCATCTTGATAATGGTAAGCTTCTTATCTTTTTATAAATGGACACAGGTAACATACGAAGCTATTAATAGTTCACAGATTGAACTGGAAGAAACCAAGCAATTAGAAGAAGGTTGGCTAATATACTCTGCTGAACAGGCAGATAAAGGGTTGATTCTTTATCCTGGTGCAAAAGTAGAAGCTAATGCTTATGCGTACTTAGCGCAAGAACTATCGAAACAGAATATTACGGTCGCTATACCGTCTGTCACGTTAAACCTACCAATTATTGATCTATCAAAAGCACTCGAAATGATTGATGGCAACGATGCAATGGAGTGGTATGTTGGTGGACATTCAATGGGAGGTGCTGCAGCAGCGATGTTTGCAGATCAACAGTTAGATAAAGTTAATGGTTTGGTGCTACTTGGATCATATGCAGCAGATAATGACTATTTAAAAGAATCTAGTTTACCTGCCTTATCTATTAGTGGCTCAGAGGATGGATTGAGCACGCCCGATAAAATTAAAGAGAACAGTAGAAACATACCTCAAACAACCGAGTTTGTTGAAATTAAGGGTGGGAATCATGCTTTTTTCGGTGATTATGGTAGTCAAAAGGGTGATAATGAAGCTCAAATAACAGTTAGCGAGCAACAAGAAATTATCATAGATACAATTGTTCAATGGTTAGAGAGTGTCGAATTTTCAGGAGGGGAAAATGGGTAA
- a CDS encoding COX15/CtaA family protein, producing MGKLRVYSFFTMIVVLFVLLQGSIVTKTGSGQGCGTTWPLCFGELIPYNPTLETIIEYTHRLISSFAGMLVLVLSFWSWHKLSYIKEIKFFAALASLAIIVQGLMGAGQVVFGQPPVIMALHFGFSAVSLAAVFTIFLFTFENKLEPFKINVSIYFRRYVIAIALYSYAVIYTGAFVKHMGAATACAGFPLCDGKFVLFNDGMVVFAQMFHRISGMFLSVLVVLLFIWIVVRYRGQRLLMWIGSAGVLLVIIQLLSGVGMVLTKNQNLTIGIIHALTISILFSIYTYTIVLSRRK from the coding sequence ATGGGTAAATTGAGAGTCTATTCATTTTTTACAATGATTGTTGTGCTGTTTGTTCTCTTACAAGGCTCCATTGTGACCAAAACAGGGTCGGGTCAAGGGTGTGGAACGACGTGGCCTCTCTGTTTTGGAGAGCTGATCCCATATAACCCCACGTTAGAGACCATTATTGAATACACTCATCGCTTAATCTCTAGCTTTGCGGGGATGTTGGTTCTCGTTCTATCTTTTTGGTCTTGGCATAAGTTATCTTATATTAAAGAAATAAAGTTCTTTGCAGCCCTAGCTTCTTTAGCGATTATTGTTCAAGGATTAATGGGAGCAGGACAAGTTGTATTTGGACAACCTCCAGTAATAATGGCTTTACATTTTGGATTTTCCGCTGTTTCTCTTGCGGCAGTCTTTACAATTTTCCTCTTTACGTTTGAAAATAAACTTGAACCTTTTAAAATAAATGTGAGCATATATTTCAGGCGTTATGTTATTGCAATAGCTTTATATTCTTATGCTGTTATTTATACAGGAGCGTTTGTAAAACATATGGGGGCTGCTACAGCTTGCGCAGGGTTCCCACTATGTGACGGTAAATTTGTTTTATTTAACGATGGAATGGTTGTTTTTGCTCAAATGTTTCATCGGATTTCAGGAATGTTTTTATCCGTTTTAGTGGTGTTGTTATTTATATGGATAGTAGTGAGATATAGGGGACAGCGCTTATTAATGTGGATAGGTTCAGCAGGAGTTTTATTAGTGATCATACAACTCCTAAGCGGAGTAGGGATGGTTTTAACTAAGAATCAGAATCTAACTATAGGTATTATTCATGCTTTAACTATATCAATCCTTTTCTCTATCTATACATACACGATTGTACTATCAAGAAGAAAATAA
- a CDS encoding GNAT family N-acetyltransferase: MKCRKALKNDLPDIVRMLADDTLGSKREKYQDPLPDFYYDAFKEIEHQRGNQILVATENEQVIGFLQLTFIPGLARMGMKRAQIEGVRVDNKHRGKGIGRKLFKEAITLAKTEGCGLVQLTTDKEREDAHHFYENLGFVASHDGMKLIL; the protein is encoded by the coding sequence ATGAAATGTAGAAAAGCACTTAAAAATGATCTGCCAGATATTGTACGTATGTTAGCAGACGATACATTGGGTTCAAAACGCGAGAAGTATCAAGATCCTCTACCTGACTTTTACTATGACGCATTTAAAGAAATTGAACATCAAAGAGGCAACCAAATTCTTGTAGCTACAGAAAACGAGCAAGTCATAGGTTTTCTACAATTAACGTTTATTCCTGGTTTAGCAAGAATGGGGATGAAACGTGCTCAGATTGAAGGAGTTCGTGTTGATAATAAGCACCGTGGAAAAGGAATAGGGCGCAAACTATTTAAAGAAGCGATTACCCTAGCAAAAACTGAAGGTTGTGGATTGGTTCAATTAACTACAGATAAAGAAAGAGAAGATGCTCATCACTTCTATGAGAATCTAGGATTTGTAGCAAGTCATGATGGGATGAAGTTAATTTTATGA
- a CDS encoding GNAT family N-acetyltransferase produces MLEGQLIELRSVIEQDLEDVFKWNNDEELVTLASGSDKPFQINNSMVGLKHYLEKNTLENDLVEDGQFFSIYTKDTGCHIGKCDYRDINWIVRSATIGIMIGERDHWGTGHGKDAIKVLLNYLFNTLNLNRVQIDTWSGNQRAIRFFENAGFVKEGEFREGEYIDGRFYNTIIMSILKNDYIVDQKKN; encoded by the coding sequence ATGTTAGAGGGTCAGTTAATTGAATTACGTTCAGTAATTGAACAGGACTTAGAGGATGTTTTTAAGTGGAACAACGATGAAGAGCTAGTCACTCTTGCATCAGGAAGCGATAAACCTTTTCAAATAAATAACTCGATGGTTGGTTTAAAGCATTATTTAGAGAAGAATACGTTAGAAAACGATTTAGTAGAAGATGGGCAGTTTTTTTCTATTTATACGAAAGATACTGGTTGCCACATTGGTAAATGCGACTACCGTGATATTAACTGGATAGTAAGATCGGCGACTATTGGGATTATGATTGGTGAAAGAGATCATTGGGGAACTGGTCATGGTAAGGATGCTATAAAGGTACTTTTAAATTATCTATTTAATACACTTAACTTAAACCGAGTTCAGATTGATACATGGAGTGGGAATCAAAGAGCGATTCGATTTTTTGAGAATGCTGGGTTTGTAAAAGAGGGAGAGTTCAGAGAAGGAGAATATATTGACGGTCGTTTCTACAATACTATTATTATGTCTATTCTTAAGAACGATTACATAGTAGATCAAAAAAAGAATTAA
- a CDS encoding glycine betaine ABC transporter substrate-binding protein, with protein MQIMNEEVIPNYNLESFELTNSSEQAMMQQLDTAYQNQDPIVVTLWSPHYAFEDYDLKYLEDPDQAFGDPDDIYYMGRNGFAEDFPEVDTWLKNSFFDDDQLSALLSLRQELGDDEEAASQWIEENRDVVDSWLD; from the coding sequence ATGCAAATTATGAATGAAGAAGTTATTCCAAATTATAATTTAGAGTCATTCGAGCTTACCAATTCATCTGAACAAGCAATGATGCAGCAGCTCGACACGGCTTATCAAAATCAAGATCCAATTGTTGTTACGTTATGGAGCCCACATTATGCATTTGAAGATTATGATCTGAAATATCTAGAAGATCCTGATCAAGCCTTTGGTGATCCCGATGATATTTATTACATGGGACGTAATGGATTTGCAGAGGACTTCCCTGAAGTTGATACATGGCTTAAAAATAGTTTCTTTGATGACGATCAATTATCAGCACTTCTCTCCCTCAGGCAGGAACTTGGAGATGATGAAGAAGCGGCTTCACAATGGATCGAAGAAAATCGTGATGTAGTCGATAGCTGGTTAGATTAA
- a CDS encoding glycine betaine ABC transporter substrate-binding protein yields MSRRKNVLFGVILTSAFSLAACGGDNTGEGGSITIGHTTYSDGTAFAYVWKQLLEEQGYDVDITTFEKAFLFEGTSNGDLDVAFPAWLPFTDQSYVSKDTDEMEISEEGIMYEGAHNGLVVPSYMEDINSISDLVDHIDEFDAKIAWN; encoded by the coding sequence ATGTCTCGTAGAAAAAACGTTTTATTCGGAGTAATTCTTACCTCTGCCTTCTCACTTGCTGCATGTGGCGGGGATAACACAGGTGAAGGTGGGTCCATCACAATTGGTCACACTACATATTCAGATGGCACTGCCTTTGCTTATGTTTGGAAACAACTTTTAGAAGAGCAAGGCTATGATGTCGACATTACGACTTTTGAAAAAGCCTTTCTATTTGAAGGAACCTCTAATGGAGATTTAGATGTTGCGTTTCCAGCCTGGCTTCCATTTACTGATCAATCCTATGTTTCAAAAGATACAGATGAGATGGAAATATCTGAGGAAGGAATCATGTATGAAGGAGCTCACAACGGTCTTGTAGTCCCTTCCTATATGGAGGATATTAACTCAATATCTGATCTGGTTGATCATATTGATGAGTTCGATGCCAAGATAGCTTGGAATTGA
- a CDS encoding NUDIX hydrolase, which translates to MGLPGGHIDKGETPDESLHREVMEEAYVEGTCEQLGFIIVDHSNNAKWNDQSKYPKVGFQLFHTLQINKMHTFEAGFESCERILVDPTEISRLYNGWHHIYQEILDCALSSPNH; encoded by the coding sequence ATGGGACTTCCAGGAGGTCATATCGACAAAGGAGAAACCCCTGATGAGAGTTTACATCGAGAAGTCATGGAAGAGGCGTATGTTGAGGGGACTTGTGAACAATTAGGTTTTATCATTGTTGATCATAGTAATAATGCTAAATGGAATGATCAAAGTAAGTATCCTAAAGTGGGCTTCCAACTTTTTCATACATTACAGATCAATAAGATGCATACATTTGAAGCTGGTTTTGAATCATGTGAGCGTATCCTAGTCGATCCTACGGAAATTAGTCGATTATATAATGGATGGCACCATATCTATCAAGAGATTCTAGATTGTGCTTTATCTTCACCAAACCATTAA
- a CDS encoding MFS transporter, producing the protein MAYTLALISSAYLIWKYGHLRVIQFAGISAVIGLLGISLAPNLYVLVLATFIAGLGSGWSSPAFAQVASELIVKKDRDKGNTWMNSGTSFGIIVSGPIALFFTEHWRLSFLLFTALALAVFIWNTYSIPTRNLDSRSKKQSH; encoded by the coding sequence GTGGCATACACACTGGCTTTAATATCCTCAGCCTATCTCATATGGAAATATGGTCATTTGAGAGTCATACAATTTGCCGGTATAAGTGCTGTAATAGGTTTATTAGGTATTTCACTTGCCCCCAATTTGTATGTATTGGTGTTAGCAACCTTTATTGCCGGACTAGGAAGTGGGTGGAGCTCCCCTGCATTTGCACAAGTAGCAAGCGAATTGATAGTTAAAAAGGATAGAGACAAAGGGAATACGTGGATGAATAGCGGAACAAGTTTTGGAATCATCGTGTCTGGACCCATCGCACTCTTCTTCACAGAACATTGGAGGCTTTCATTCTTATTGTTCACGGCTCTTGCATTAGCCGTATTCATTTGGAATACGTATTCAATCCCAACTCGAAATCTTGATTCTCGTTCAAAAAAACAGTCTCACTAA
- a CDS encoding TetR/AcrR family transcriptional regulator gives MSEKKKQILTIAEKLFYENGFHHVGLKRIVSDSGVALMTLYNHFSSKEELIQEVLSIREERYLSLLSNCGQGSTHQKAKSIAKIHAEWLSSQRNGCMLLRAKEEYANVNQAIVDQVVEHKKNLIELFITLGFNQRQSNQLTLVLEGSTSLAEVLDPKDVTSELTHLIDQVIVK, from the coding sequence GTGAGTGAGAAGAAAAAACAAATTTTAACCATTGCTGAAAAGCTGTTTTATGAAAATGGATTTCACCATGTAGGACTTAAACGAATTGTTAGTGACTCCGGAGTAGCTTTAATGACTTTATATAATCACTTTAGCTCTAAAGAAGAACTCATCCAAGAAGTTCTGAGCATTCGGGAAGAAAGATATTTATCTCTATTAAGTAATTGCGGACAAGGAAGTACACATCAAAAAGCTAAGTCCATTGCAAAAATACATGCAGAATGGCTCAGTTCGCAGCGGAATGGCTGTATGTTGCTTAGAGCTAAGGAAGAGTACGCTAATGTTAATCAAGCTATAGTCGACCAGGTTGTCGAACATAAAAAGAATTTAATTGAATTATTTATTACGCTAGGATTTAATCAAAGGCAATCAAACCAGTTAACGTTAGTTCTTGAAGGTTCTACTTCCTTAGCAGAAGTACTCGATCCAAAAGATGTTACATCCGAATTAACTCATTTAATTGATCAAGTTATTGTCAAGTAA
- a CDS encoding MerR family transcriptional regulator: MNIKVISEKTGVSADTIRYYERIGLIPAVKRNENGVRIFDEEDIRWIQFSRQMRTAGLSIESLIEYISLFKENDDSTIPARIDILTDQYEDLSNHIKNMQIALDRLKFKINNYENHMVPTEKKLRYFDQA; this comes from the coding sequence ATTAACATTAAAGTAATCAGTGAAAAAACTGGAGTCTCTGCTGATACGATTCGCTATTACGAGCGAATTGGATTGATACCAGCAGTCAAAAGAAATGAAAATGGAGTTCGTATTTTTGATGAGGAGGACATTCGTTGGATTCAATTTTCGCGTCAAATGCGTACTGCAGGATTATCAATTGAATCGTTAATTGAATACATTTCGTTATTTAAAGAAAATGATGATAGCACGATTCCAGCTCGAATTGATATTCTAACTGACCAATATGAAGATCTAAGCAATCATATTAAGAACATGCAAATTGCACTTGATCGTCTGAAATTTAAGATCAATAATTATGAAAATCATATGGTTCCAACTGAAAAGAAGCTTCGTTATTTTGATCAAGCATAA
- a CDS encoding aldo/keto reductase: MEYVKFGPTGMDVSRICLGAMGFGDAEKWTHKWVLDEENSRPVIKKALDLGINFFDTANIYSMGESEKILGRALKDYAKRDEIVLATKVHQTMRPGRPNSGGLSRKEIMNEIDRSLERLGTDYVDLYIIHRWDYNTPIEETMEALHDVVKSGKARYIGASAMYAWQFQKAQNVANNNGWTTFVSMQNHYNMIYREEEREMIPFCQDENIALTPYSPLASGILTRDWSETTFRSETDQVQHSKYSAMMDVDRGIVERVAELAVNHGVTRDKIALAWILNKDQVVSPIIGAQKESHLESAVDALEVHLTQDEMNYLEELYIPHPVVGALPNPK; the protein is encoded by the coding sequence ATGGAGTATGTAAAATTTGGTCCTACAGGTATGGATGTTTCTCGAATTTGTTTAGGGGCAATGGGTTTCGGGGACGCTGAAAAATGGACTCATAAGTGGGTGCTTGATGAAGAGAACAGTCGACCGGTTATCAAAAAAGCTCTAGATTTAGGGATTAATTTCTTCGATACTGCGAATATCTATTCAATGGGTGAAAGTGAAAAAATACTCGGTCGTGCTTTAAAGGATTACGCCAAACGTGATGAAATTGTCCTTGCTACAAAAGTCCATCAAACGATGCGTCCTGGTCGCCCCAATAGTGGAGGATTATCTCGAAAAGAAATTATGAATGAAATTGATCGAAGCCTGGAACGTTTGGGTACAGATTATGTTGATTTGTATATCATTCACCGTTGGGATTATAATACCCCGATTGAAGAAACAATGGAAGCTCTTCATGACGTCGTAAAGTCTGGTAAAGCTCGTTATATTGGTGCAAGTGCGATGTATGCTTGGCAATTCCAAAAAGCTCAAAACGTCGCCAACAATAATGGTTGGACAACGTTTGTTTCCATGCAAAATCACTACAATATGATTTACCGAGAAGAAGAACGGGAAATGATTCCATTCTGTCAGGACGAAAACATTGCTCTTACACCATACAGTCCACTAGCCTCTGGGATTTTGACCCGTGATTGGTCTGAAACGACTTTCCGTTCAGAGACGGACCAAGTTCAACACTCGAAATATAGCGCGATGATGGACGTAGACCGGGGAATTGTAGAACGAGTAGCTGAATTAGCAGTGAATCATGGTGTCACTCGAGATAAGATTGCGTTAGCGTGGATTTTAAATAAGGACCAAGTGGTGTCTCCAATTATTGGCGCTCAAAAGGAAAGCCACCTTGAAAGTGCAGTAGATGCTCTTGAGGTTCATTTAACACAAGATGAAATGAATTATTTAGAAGAACTATATATTCCTCATCCAGTTGTCGGGGCTCTTCCAAATCCTAAGTAA
- a CDS encoding UDP-N-acetylmuramoyl-L-alanyl-D-glutamate--2,6-diaminopimelate ligase, with amino-acid sequence MKLHSLLHDIDVDSSSHDIDITITGISNNSQKVEPGDLFVAISGYASDGHKYIDSAIRAGAKAIIGEQDLHTLSVPYFRVANSRIALAHLAKTFYNSKSSQKTIIGITGTNGKTTTSFMIKHILEECGRSCALFGSVHNVINGTIISGTTKNTTIDALELQKQLAKSEDEFVIIEVTSHALTQHRVGGIIFDICLFTNLSQDHLDYHKTMDSYFSAKETLFDQLSSNGIAIINTYDSWGAALETKLKKKHTVFTMGESTTSFTKEDIQYNEKMSVSLQDQNQKHQLTLNFLGEHNIFNAVMAFLTAKAIHITPGDALHALETFSGVPGRFEVFEHPTLGAKFIIDYAHTEDAFRHCLQTAKAMGALRIIHIFGFRGGRDVGKRQVMVDVSKSFSDLIILTLDDLNNVSFEEMNQTLYSFDLCGQGLVIPDRVEAICYAWNATQKGDWVFITGKGHERYAQSYKAHTFSDKETVENLMNTSVPF; translated from the coding sequence ATGAAATTACACTCTTTACTACACGATATAGACGTCGATTCCTCTTCCCACGATATTGATATAACCATTACTGGCATCTCAAATAACTCTCAGAAAGTGGAACCTGGGGATCTATTTGTGGCGATAAGCGGGTATGCTTCAGATGGTCACAAATATATTGATTCAGCCATTAGAGCTGGAGCAAAAGCCATTATTGGTGAACAGGACCTCCACACACTATCTGTACCTTATTTTAGAGTAGCTAATAGTCGCATTGCTCTTGCACATTTAGCTAAGACCTTTTACAACTCTAAAAGCAGTCAAAAAACAATCATCGGAATTACCGGTACAAACGGGAAAACAACGACCTCATTTATGATCAAACATATTTTAGAAGAGTGCGGTCGAAGCTGTGCCCTTTTTGGATCTGTTCATAATGTCATTAATGGAACAATCATCTCTGGCACAACCAAAAACACAACAATCGATGCACTAGAACTGCAGAAACAACTAGCTAAAAGTGAGGATGAATTTGTAATTATAGAAGTTACCTCACATGCCCTTACTCAACATCGGGTAGGAGGCATCATTTTTGATATTTGTTTGTTCACTAATTTAAGTCAAGATCATTTAGACTACCACAAAACGATGGATTCCTACTTCTCCGCAAAAGAAACATTGTTTGATCAGCTTTCCTCTAATGGTATTGCTATCATCAATACATATGACAGTTGGGGAGCTGCGTTAGAAACTAAATTAAAAAAGAAACACACCGTTTTTACGATGGGGGAATCAACAACGTCTTTTACTAAAGAAGACATACAGTACAACGAAAAAATGAGCGTCTCCCTACAAGATCAAAATCAGAAACACCAATTAACATTGAACTTTCTTGGTGAGCATAACATTTTTAATGCAGTCATGGCCTTTCTAACTGCAAAAGCTATACACATTACGCCTGGTGATGCTTTGCACGCATTAGAAACATTTAGTGGCGTACCAGGTCGATTCGAAGTATTTGAGCACCCAACACTTGGTGCAAAATTCATTATAGATTATGCACATACTGAAGACGCATTCCGTCATTGCTTGCAAACAGCAAAAGCAATGGGAGCATTGCGAATCATCCATATCTTTGGATTTAGAGGCGGACGCGATGTAGGAAAAAGACAAGTTATGGTTGATGTATCGAAGTCGTTTAGTGACCTTATCATTCTTACTTTAGATGACCTGAATAATGTTTCCTTTGAGGAGATGAACCAAACACTGTATTCATTTGATTTATGTGGTCAAGGGCTAGTCATTCCAGATCGGGTTGAAGCTATTTGTTACGCATGGAATGCAACTCAAAAAGGAGATTGGGTTTTTATCACCGGAAAAGGACACGAACGATATGCACAATCTTATAAAGCACATACCTTTTCGGATAAAGAGACTGTGGAGAACCTAATGAATACGTCCGTTCCCTTTTGA
- a CDS encoding YdeI/OmpD-associated family protein: MTNSKLNPKVDAFLSRSEKWREEFETLREIALDCELVEDLKWGVPCYTVKSKNVVLIHGFKEYCALLFVKGALLKDAEKLLIQQTDNVQAARQIRFTHVEEIEKNKTKIKAFIQEAIEVEKAGLKVDTKKNIEITIPEELQKTFNEVPGLETAFKSLTPGRQRAYVLHFSQAKQAKTREVRVQKYVQHILNGKGLND; the protein is encoded by the coding sequence ATGACAAACAGTAAACTAAATCCTAAGGTTGATGCCTTTTTAAGTCGCTCTGAAAAATGGCGAGAAGAATTTGAGACATTAAGAGAAATCGCTTTGGATTGTGAACTAGTTGAAGATCTGAAATGGGGAGTACCTTGTTACACAGTTAAGTCAAAAAATGTTGTGTTAATCCATGGTTTTAAAGAGTACTGTGCTCTTCTGTTTGTAAAAGGAGCACTGTTAAAAGATGCCGAAAAATTGCTCATTCAGCAAACAGATAATGTGCAAGCAGCGCGACAAATACGATTTACTCATGTAGAAGAAATCGAGAAAAATAAAACGAAGATAAAAGCCTTTATTCAAGAGGCGATAGAAGTTGAGAAGGCAGGTTTGAAAGTAGATACCAAAAAGAACATAGAGATAACGATTCCTGAGGAGCTTCAAAAGACATTTAATGAGGTACCAGGCTTAGAAACAGCTTTTAAGTCACTTACCCCAGGACGTCAAAGAGCGTATGTTCTTCATTTCTCTCAAGCCAAACAAGCGAAGACTCGAGAAGTGAGAGTCCAAAAATATGTGCAGCATATTTTAAATGGGAAAGGATTAAATGATTGA
- a CDS encoding GNAT family N-acetyltransferase, with protein MERTENIALEFLKDSHLEILTTFELIEDQKKFTTMPNELLTNADGQYSIVITHKNKPVGFFLLHTTSRVMKYTENKHALLLTSLSINNKEQGKGYASIGMSMLTPFIKSAFPMYNEIVLAVNHKNAPAEKLYKKVGFVDTAKRIEGPLGEQLIMSLKVT; from the coding sequence ATGGAAAGAACAGAGAACATTGCATTAGAGTTTTTGAAGGATAGTCATTTAGAAATACTAACTACATTTGAACTTATAGAAGATCAAAAGAAATTCACCACCATGCCTAACGAGTTACTTACTAACGCAGATGGACAATATTCAATTGTGATCACTCATAAAAACAAGCCAGTTGGTTTCTTTTTATTACATACGACCAGTAGAGTGATGAAATATACCGAAAATAAACATGCACTGTTATTAACTTCTTTATCTATTAATAATAAGGAGCAGGGAAAGGGGTATGCATCAATTGGAATGTCGATGCTAACTCCGTTTATAAAGTCTGCATTTCCAATGTACAATGAGATTGTTTTGGCTGTTAATCATAAAAATGCACCTGCAGAGAAGCTATATAAAAAAGTAGGCTTTGTAGATACAGCTAAACGGATAGAAGGGCCCTTGGGTGAACAATTGATTATGAGTTTGAAAGTGACGTAA
- a CDS encoding Gfo/Idh/MocA family protein: MKLGIIGSGMIVKDLLSFIQTIPSITLEGIYARSADKAQALQSEHNIHHSYTEYDMMLASNEIDTVYIGLPNHLHYSYAKQALLKGKHVICEKPFTPTLREFNELVEIAHSQQVMLLEAISNQYQENYLALHDYLPKLGEIKIIECNYSQYSSRYSDFKNGVIHPVFNPEMSGGALMDINIYNIHFVIGLVGEPKDVQYYPNMEKDIDTSGVLILDYGSFKSVCIGSKDSKASHSIHIQGDRGTIHIDNPTNHIKSFNYIPHEQAVENEGITPSQHHRMYDEFVEFARIIQNNDYTKADERLNHSKKVMQVLESAISSTTH, encoded by the coding sequence ATGAAGTTAGGTATTATTGGCTCGGGAATGATCGTAAAAGATTTATTAAGCTTTATTCAGACCATTCCCTCTATCACGCTGGAAGGAATCTATGCACGCTCCGCGGATAAAGCCCAAGCTCTTCAAAGTGAACATAACATTCATCACAGCTATACGGAGTATGACATGATGCTTGCGAGTAATGAAATTGATACAGTTTACATTGGTTTACCTAACCATCTTCATTATTCCTATGCAAAACAAGCACTGCTAAAAGGAAAACACGTGATCTGTGAGAAACCATTTACACCTACTTTAAGAGAATTTAATGAGTTGGTCGAGATTGCTCATTCACAACAGGTCATGTTACTTGAAGCCATTTCAAACCAATATCAAGAGAATTATCTAGCACTACATGACTATCTTCCTAAACTAGGAGAGATAAAAATCATCGAATGCAACTATTCTCAGTACTCTTCAAGATACTCAGACTTTAAAAATGGAGTCATTCATCCTGTATTTAATCCAGAGATGTCTGGAGGTGCCTTAATGGATATTAACATCTACAATATCCATTTTGTGATCGGTTTAGTTGGTGAACCAAAAGATGTTCAGTACTACCCTAATATGGAGAAAGATATTGATACATCAGGTGTTCTAATTTTGGACTATGGATCATTTAAAAGTGTATGTATTGGTTCCAAGGATAGTAAAGCATCTCATTCTATTCATATCCAAGGAGATAGAGGAACCATTCACATCGACAACCCTACGAATCATATTAAATCTTTTAACTATATACCGCATGAGCAAGCTGTAGAAAATGAAGGTATCACTCCTAGTCAACATCATCGTATGTATGATGAGTTCGTTGAATTTGCTCGGATCATTCAAAATAATGATTACACAAAGGCTGATGAAAGGCTTAATCATAGTAAAAAGGTTATGCAAGTTTTGGAGTCTGCAATATCATCTACTACACACTAA